In Tachysurus vachellii isolate PV-2020 chromosome 12, HZAU_Pvac_v1, whole genome shotgun sequence, the following are encoded in one genomic region:
- the cds1 gene encoding phosphatidate cytidylyltransferase 2, with the protein MTELRKRGGDREPDSTDNISDKEADGEDRLGLTSEGEGDTEGECKAHTPDVPLSTDNTPQCLNKALEGLSSRWRNWWVRGILSLMMIVGFFLIIYLGPIMLIFVVMTVQIKCFHEIITIGYRVYHSYELPWFRTLSWYFLVCVNYFFYGETVADYFGALVQREEPLQFLVRYHRFISFTLYLAGFCMFVLSLVKKHYRLQFYMFAWTHVTLLIVVTQSHLVIQNLFEGMIWFIVPISIVICNDIMAYLFGFFFGRTPLIKLSPKKTWEGFIGGFFSTVVFGFIFAYLLAQYQYFVCPVEYNSETNRFAVECEPSDLFVIHEYTLPAVVQNVLRWKTVKLYPFQIHSIALSSFGSLIGPFGGFFASGFKRAFKIKDFADTIPGHGGIMDRFDCQYLMATFVHVYIASFIRGPNPSKVLQQLLVLQPEQQLSIFNTLRNHLREKGMLLPAALEE; encoded by the exons GAAGCAGATGGAGAAGACAGGCTGGGCCTGACCAGTGAAGGGGAAGGGGACACAGAGGGCGAGTGTAAAGCACACACTCCTGACGTGCCGTTGTCCACCGACAACACTCCACAATGTCTCAACAAAGCTCTGGAGGGCCTGTCATCCAG ATGGAGGAACTGGTGGGTACGAGGGATTCTATCGCTTATGATGATCGTAGGCTTCTTCCTGATCATCTATCTGGGACCCATTATGCTTATATTTGTG GTTATGACTGTACAAATCAAGTGTTTTCATGAAATCATAACCATCGGATATAGAGTTTATCATTCCTACGAACTTCCGTGGTTCAGAACGTTGAGCTG GTACTTTTTGGTTTGTGTGAACTACTTCTTCTACGGGGAGACAGTAGCCGATTACTTTGGTGCTTTAGTCCAACGGGAGGAACCTTTGCAGTTCCTTGTTCGTTATCATCGctttatttctttcactttGTACTTGGCAG GTTTCTGCATGTTTGTTCTGAGCTTAGTGAAGAAGCATTATCGCCTGCAGTTTTATATG TTCGCTTGGACCCATGTGACTCTGTTGATTGTGGTAACTCAGTCTCACCTGGTCATTCAGAACCTTTTTGAAGGAATGATCTG GTTTATTGTACCAATATCCATTGTCATCTGTAATGACATCATGGCTTACCTGTTTGGCTTCTTCTTTGGAAGAACACCTCTGATTAAG CTTTCTCCAAAGAAGACCTGGGAAGGTTTTATTGGAGGCTTCTTCTCTACGGTGGTCTTTGGGTTCATT TTTGCCTACCTGCTAGCCCAGTACCAGTACTTTGTGTGTCCGGTAGAGTACAACAGCGAGACTAATCGTTTTGCTGTGGAGTGTGAACCCTCAGACCTGTTTGTGATACATGAGTACACACTGCCTGCAGTGGTCCAGAATGTCCTGCGATGG AAAACAGTGAAGCTATACCCGTTTCAGATTCACAGCATTGCTCTGTCATCGTTCGGTTCGTTGATCGGACCATTCGGTGGCTTTTTTGCCAGCGGATTCAAAAGAGCATTTAAAATCAAA GATTTTGCAGACACCATCCCTGGACATGGTGGTATCATGGACCGCTTTGACTGCCAGTATCTCATGGCTACGTTTGTTCATGTTTACATAGCAAGCTTTATCAG GGGCCCGAATCCCAGTAAGGTGTTACAGCAGCTTCTGGTCCTTCAGCCTGAACAACAGCTCAGCATTTTTAATACACTGCGTAACCACCTGAGAGAGAAAGGCATGCTGCTTCCTGCTGCGCTGGAGGAATGA